The proteins below come from a single Phocoena sinus isolate mPhoSin1 chromosome 2, mPhoSin1.pri, whole genome shotgun sequence genomic window:
- the SLC25A47 gene encoding solute carrier family 25 member 47 isoform X2 — protein MEFAAGAIGGVCGVAVGYPLDTVKVRIQTEPRYTGIWHCIRDTYHRERVWGFYRGLSLPVCTVSLVSSVSFGTYRHCLAHVCRFRYGSADAKPAKTDITLSGFASGLVRVFLTSPTEVAKVRLQTQTQTQTQQRRPSASGPSAAPPTCPAPAVGRAPGPKYRGPLHCLASVAREEGLRGLYKGSSALLFRDGHSFATYFLSYAVLCEQLTPAGRSRPDVLGVLVAGGCAGVLAWAVATPMDVIKSRLQADGQGQRRYRGLLHCVVTSVREEGPRVLFKGLSLNCCRAFPVNMVVFVTYEAVLRLMQGLLS, from the exons ATGGAGTTTGCTGCTGGAGCCATCGGAG GCGTCTGCGGTGTTGCTGTGGGCTACCCCCTGGACACGGTGAAG GTCAGGATCCAGACAGAGCCCAGGTACACGGGCATCTGGCACTGCATCCGGGACACGTATCACCGAGAGCGG GTGTGGGGCTTCTACAGGGGCCTCTCGCTGCCCGTGTGCACCGTGTCCCTAGTCTCATCCGTGTCTTTTGGCACCTATCGCCACTGCCTTGCACACGTCTGCCGGTTCCGGTATGGCAGCGCCGACGCCAAGCCCGCCAAGACAGACATCACGCTCTCCGGATTCGCCTCCGGCCTCGTCCGC GTGTTCCTGACCTCGCCCACCGAGGTGGCCAAGGTGCGCCTGCAGACGCAGACGCAGACGCAGACGCAGCAGCGGCGCCCCTCGGCCTCGGGGCCCTCGGCTGCGCCCCCCACGTGCCCTGCGCCCGCTGTGGGTCGGGCGCCAGGGCCCAAGTACCGCGGGCCGCTGCACTGCCTGGCCTCGGTGGCCCGGGAGGAGGGGCTGCGCGGCCTCTACAAGGGCAGCTCGGCCCTGCTTTTCCGGGACGGTCACTCCTTTGCCACCTACTTCCTCTCGTACGCCGTCCTCTGTGAGCAGCTGACTCCCGCTGGCCGCAGCCGGCCAG ACGTCTTGGGCGTGCTGGTGGCCGGTGGCTGTGCAGGGGTGCTGGCCTGGGCCGTGGCCACCCCCATGGACGTGATCAAGTCGCGCCTGCAGGCAGATGGGCAGGGCCAGCGCCGCTACCGGGGCCTCCTGCACTGCGTGGTGACCAGCGTTCGGGAGGAGGGGCCGAGGGTGCTCTTCAAGGGGCTGTCGCTCAACTGCTGTCGCGCCTTCCCCGTCAACATGGTGGTCTTTGTCACCTACGAGGCCGTGCTGAGGCTCATGCAGGGCCTGCTCTCATAG
- the SLC25A47 gene encoding solute carrier family 25 member 47 isoform X1: MEFAAGAIGGVCGVAVGYPLDTVKVRIQTEPRYTGIWHCIRDTYHRERVWGFYRGLSLPVCTVSLVSSVSFGTYRHCLAHVCRFRYGSADAKPAKTDITLSGFASGLVRVFLTSPTEVAKVRLQTQTQTQTQQRRPSASGPSAAPPTCPAPAVGRAPGPKYRGPLHCLASVAREEGLRGLYKGSSALLFRDGHSFATYFLSYAVLCEQLTPAGRSRPGERGPGPGAVLVVRLSLAGVDVGGGDWLRSHWHPVPPRWEAHCPQHESGQACSGWPWTGHVGGESPGLPHGQAPPWVPTSSPRGPQCGFQPTCPWGPPRRRLGRAGGRWLCRGAGLGRGHPHGRDQVAPAGRWAGPAPLPGPPALRGDQRSGGGAEGALQGAVAQLLSRLPRQHGGLCHLRGRAEAHAGPALIAGAHPPGPTCQQLPEAAGAGGGGGECRGLGPWGPSPRLTTRRSRGPGLA; the protein is encoded by the exons ATGGAGTTTGCTGCTGGAGCCATCGGAG GCGTCTGCGGTGTTGCTGTGGGCTACCCCCTGGACACGGTGAAG GTCAGGATCCAGACAGAGCCCAGGTACACGGGCATCTGGCACTGCATCCGGGACACGTATCACCGAGAGCGG GTGTGGGGCTTCTACAGGGGCCTCTCGCTGCCCGTGTGCACCGTGTCCCTAGTCTCATCCGTGTCTTTTGGCACCTATCGCCACTGCCTTGCACACGTCTGCCGGTTCCGGTATGGCAGCGCCGACGCCAAGCCCGCCAAGACAGACATCACGCTCTCCGGATTCGCCTCCGGCCTCGTCCGC GTGTTCCTGACCTCGCCCACCGAGGTGGCCAAGGTGCGCCTGCAGACGCAGACGCAGACGCAGACGCAGCAGCGGCGCCCCTCGGCCTCGGGGCCCTCGGCTGCGCCCCCCACGTGCCCTGCGCCCGCTGTGGGTCGGGCGCCAGGGCCCAAGTACCGCGGGCCGCTGCACTGCCTGGCCTCGGTGGCCCGGGAGGAGGGGCTGCGCGGCCTCTACAAGGGCAGCTCGGCCCTGCTTTTCCGGGACGGTCACTCCTTTGCCACCTACTTCCTCTCGTACGCCGTCCTCTGTGAGCAGCTGACTCCCGCTGGCCGCAGCCGGCCAGGTGAGCGGGGGCCGGGGCCTGGGGCGGTGCTGGTGGTGAGGCTCAGCCTGGCGGGAGTGGACGTGGGGGGAGGAGACTGGCTGAGGTCACACTGGCACCCAGTGCCTCCCAGGTGGGAAGCTCACTGCCCTCAACATGAGTCAGGACAGGCCTGCTCTGGGTGGCCCTGGACAGGTCATGTTGGTGGCGAGAGCCCAGGGCTCCCTCATGGCCAGGCCCCGCCCTGGGTGCCTACCAGCTCTCCTCGGGGGCCCCAGTGCGGCTTCCAACCAACGTGCCCGTGGGGCCCTCCCCGCAGACGTCTTGGGCGTGCTGGTGGCCGGTGGCTGTGCAGGGGTGCTGGCCTGGGCCGTGGCCACCCCCATGGACGTGATCAAGTCGCGCCTGCAGGCAGATGGGCAGGGCCAGCGCCGCTACCGGGGCCTCCTGCACTGCGTGGTGACCAGCGTTCGGGAGGAGGGGCCGAGGGTGCTCTTCAAGGGGCTGTCGCTCAACTGCTGTCGCGCCTTCCCCGTCAACATGGTGGTCTTTGTCACCTACGAGGCCGTGCTGAGGCTCATGCAGGGCCTGCTCTCATAGCTGGCGCCCATCCCCCAGGGCCAACCTGCCAGCAGCTTCCAGAGGccgcaggggctggagggggcggAGGGGAGTGTCGGGGTCTGGGCCCCTGGGGGCCATCCCCCCGACTGACCACGAGGAGGTCAAGGGGCCCAGGGCTGGCCTGA